A genomic region of Micromonospora sp. NBC_01796 contains the following coding sequences:
- a CDS encoding DUF1800 domain-containing protein — translation MPDDVALLLRRAGFGPSAAELDAARKAGYQATVNALTSPTGPDLGATSAPIPDLGPDPYANLTDPTSAQRVTADERRRQQTLAITQWWLDRLAVADHQATEKLIFFWHGHWATSVKKVIRAQLMLTQHRTLRTSLDFSLMAHRMVTDPALIYWLDGQLNTRSAPNENLGRELMELFTLGIGNYSERDVKEAGRALTGWKIDYDAARTYFNPPSHDAGEKTILGVARNFDAHSLVDFLLSHPQCRRFVAARLWHRYASSTEPIPGPTLDRMAAAFPDSVAMLRTLLTDEAFPGTRGNLVKQPVEWLVGATRQLGLRPGSLPPAIVEQVIYGMERLGQVPFAPPSVAGWPAGSSWLTAGAAHVRLSLAGKLAQLAEAGPITVEGLAQLLAIDTWTNRTYSALTETSDPRHLLTLGLASPEYLVT, via the coding sequence ATGCCCGACGACGTCGCGTTGCTGCTGCGACGGGCCGGTTTCGGTCCGTCGGCGGCGGAACTGGATGCGGCGCGCAAGGCCGGCTACCAGGCCACTGTCAACGCGCTGACGTCGCCGACCGGACCGGACCTCGGTGCGACCAGTGCGCCGATTCCCGACCTGGGCCCGGACCCGTACGCCAACCTGACCGACCCGACGTCGGCGCAGCGGGTTACCGCCGACGAGCGACGCCGGCAGCAGACGCTGGCGATCACACAGTGGTGGCTGGACCGGCTCGCCGTCGCCGATCACCAGGCGACAGAGAAGCTGATTTTCTTCTGGCACGGCCACTGGGCCACGTCCGTCAAAAAGGTCATCCGTGCCCAGTTGATGCTGACGCAGCACCGGACGCTGCGCACCTCTCTCGACTTCTCACTGATGGCGCACCGGATGGTGACCGACCCGGCGCTGATCTACTGGCTTGACGGCCAGCTCAACACGAGGTCGGCGCCGAACGAGAACCTCGGTCGCGAGCTGATGGAGCTCTTCACCCTCGGCATCGGGAACTACAGCGAGCGGGACGTGAAGGAGGCCGGCCGTGCGCTGACCGGCTGGAAAATCGACTACGACGCCGCCCGGACGTACTTCAACCCACCGTCGCACGACGCCGGAGAGAAGACCATCCTCGGCGTCGCCAGGAACTTCGACGCGCACTCCCTGGTGGACTTCCTGCTGTCGCACCCGCAGTGCCGCCGCTTCGTCGCCGCCCGGCTCTGGCACCGGTACGCCTCCTCGACCGAGCCGATTCCGGGCCCGACGCTGGACCGCATGGCCGCAGCCTTCCCCGACTCGGTGGCCATGCTCCGGACACTCCTGACGGACGAGGCCTTCCCCGGCACCCGTGGCAACCTGGTGAAGCAGCCGGTGGAGTGGCTCGTCGGTGCGACCCGACAACTGGGGCTGCGGCCGGGGAGCCTCCCGCCGGCGATCGTGGAGCAGGTCATCTACGGGATGGAGCGACTGGGCCAGGTGCCGTTCGCACCGCCGAGCGTCGCCGGCTGGCCCGCCGGATCGTCCTGGCTGACGGCCGGCGCCGCGCACGTACGGCTCAGCCTCGCCGGCAAACTCGCCCAGTTGGCCGAGGCCGGACCGATCACCGTGGAGGGGTTGGCGCAGCTGCTCGCCATCGACACCTGGACCAACCGGACCTACTCGGCACTGACGGAGACGTCCGACCCGCGCCACCTGCTGACCCTCGGGTTGGCCAGCCCGGAGTACCTGGTGACCTGA
- the eccD gene encoding type VII secretion integral membrane protein EccD, with translation MAVPGSLSLARVTVAAPKRRMDVALPDNLIVAELLPHLLRHAGDDLGDTGERHGGWVLRRATGAVLEPNRNLSVQGVRDGELLHLAPRRDDWPELAYDDVVEVIAGGARRAGRSWGNEATRRCGLVVTAAVLGLGLIVLLSAGPPWPLPTAAALGLAAVLAVLGVLLSRAFGDASVGAVVAASGLPYAFVGGALLAAPGDVALTDLGASSLLLGSALLLVFSVIGYTGVAAVQRLFMAGLAASLTGLLAALLCLAGATPVGAAAVALTTVIGLLPGYPLIASSLGRLPVPELPDRPEDILEDRPVPRRSDVFAAVARATELLSGMLLAAAVTGAIAIAFLIFVDGTLAGELLSMAAAAALLLRARLFAMPQQRVPLLTSGVAGLALLLFGYVFGADQGGRLLLLILFVVVAGVVLAAGLVYSRRSPSPYIGRTADILDVLAIMALIPLACAVLGVFGAIQGLFASIGG, from the coding sequence ATGGCGGTCCCCGGGAGCCTGAGTCTGGCCAGGGTCACGGTCGCGGCGCCAAAGCGACGGATGGATGTCGCGTTGCCCGACAATCTCATCGTCGCCGAACTGCTTCCGCACCTGCTGCGGCACGCTGGCGACGATCTCGGAGACACCGGCGAGCGACACGGTGGGTGGGTGCTGCGCCGCGCCACCGGTGCGGTGCTCGAGCCGAATCGCAACCTATCGGTGCAGGGCGTTCGCGACGGCGAACTGCTGCACCTCGCGCCACGCCGCGACGACTGGCCGGAGTTGGCCTACGACGACGTGGTCGAGGTGATCGCCGGCGGTGCCCGACGGGCCGGGCGGTCCTGGGGCAACGAGGCGACCCGCCGCTGTGGACTGGTGGTCACCGCCGCCGTCCTCGGTCTGGGCCTGATCGTGCTGCTCTCCGCCGGACCACCGTGGCCGCTGCCCACCGCCGCCGCGCTCGGTCTGGCCGCCGTACTGGCGGTGCTCGGCGTCCTGCTGTCCCGGGCGTTCGGGGACGCGTCGGTGGGCGCCGTGGTCGCCGCCTCCGGCCTGCCGTACGCCTTCGTCGGCGGTGCCCTGCTCGCCGCGCCCGGTGACGTGGCGCTGACCGACCTCGGTGCGTCCAGTCTGTTGCTCGGATCCGCGCTGCTGCTGGTGTTCAGCGTCATCGGGTACACGGGCGTCGCCGCCGTCCAGCGACTCTTCATGGCCGGTCTCGCCGCGAGCCTGACCGGTCTGCTCGCCGCACTGCTCTGCCTCGCCGGTGCCACACCGGTCGGTGCCGCGGCGGTGGCCCTGACCACCGTCATCGGCCTACTGCCCGGCTATCCGCTGATCGCGAGCTCCCTCGGCCGGCTGCCGGTGCCGGAACTACCGGACCGGCCGGAGGACATCCTGGAGGACCGTCCGGTGCCCCGGCGGTCCGATGTCTTCGCGGCCGTGGCGCGCGCCACGGAACTGCTCTCCGGCATGCTGCTCGCCGCCGCGGTGACCGGAGCCATCGCCATCGCGTTCCTGATCTTCGTCGACGGAACGCTCGCCGGTGAGCTGCTCTCGATGGCCGCCGCAGCGGCGCTGCTGCTGCGGGCGCGGCTGTTCGCCATGCCCCAGCAGCGGGTTCCCCTGCTGACAAGCGGGGTCGCCGGTCTCGCGCTACTGCTGTTCGGGTACGTGTTCGGCGCCGACCAGGGCGGCCGACTGCTGTTGCTGATCCTGTTCGTCGTGGTGGCCGGCGTGGTGCTCGCCGCAGGGCTGGTCTACAGCCGGCGTAGCCCGTCGCCGTACATCGGCCGCACCGCCGACATCCTCGACGTCCTCGCCATCATGGCGTTGATCCCGCTGGCCTGCGCGGTACTGGGTGTCTTCGGCGCGATCCAGGGGCTCTTCGCGTCGATCGGCGGGTGA
- a CDS encoding right-handed parallel beta-helix repeat-containing protein has product MARILTVSSQRSGAYPTIQDALEVATDGTVISIEPGVYPESVRLAGRRLSLVVAKETGSVTIDATGADGSAVDCQGGEVTLRGLVLKSADYPTVRASGGRLTVERCEVSAGYAAAVSAGDGVDLTATDVKVSGGQYGFVIEDAGGVLDKCEIRDIADDAIIVRLGANPTIRNSTVAGCGFRGVYVYQAGRPTIERCDISGAGDVGISVAHQSSPSIMDSWVHDTQGVGIRFDRGCGGVVEGTRVENTAAPGIQVEEGATPTIRPVDDGLHRPKVGIGAIEGATQQDTAEVDKLLAELDSMIGLAGVKGEVRALIDEIQVNEWRRSAGLAVGAASHHLVFTGAPGTGKTTIARLYGQLLKALGVLPNGQFREVSRRDLVGQYIGHTAEKTTSVFEEALGGVLFIDEAYTLSRSAGASADFGQEAIDTIVKLMEDRRDEVAVIVAGYTDEMRDFLNANAGLGSRFAKTLEFENYDPDELVLIVNRITRNDDYVLGPGLSDALLEWFGQIERDRNFGNAREARKLLEGMRKAQSGRLRALGRMPSRDDLRTLVLDDLLVATR; this is encoded by the coding sequence ATGGCCCGGATACTGACCGTTTCGTCACAGCGATCGGGGGCCTATCCGACCATCCAGGACGCCCTCGAGGTCGCGACCGACGGCACGGTGATCTCCATCGAACCGGGCGTCTATCCGGAAAGCGTCCGGCTGGCCGGACGGCGGTTGAGTCTGGTGGTGGCGAAGGAGACCGGCTCGGTGACCATCGACGCCACCGGCGCCGACGGATCTGCGGTCGACTGTCAGGGCGGCGAGGTGACCCTGCGCGGCCTGGTCCTGAAGTCCGCCGACTATCCGACGGTGCGGGCGTCGGGCGGCCGGCTGACGGTGGAGAGGTGCGAGGTCAGTGCCGGCTACGCGGCCGCCGTCAGCGCCGGCGACGGCGTCGATCTGACGGCCACCGACGTGAAGGTCTCCGGCGGCCAGTACGGCTTCGTGATCGAGGATGCCGGCGGGGTTCTCGACAAGTGCGAGATCCGGGACATCGCCGACGACGCAATCATCGTCCGACTGGGAGCGAACCCGACGATCCGTAACTCGACCGTGGCCGGCTGCGGCTTCCGCGGCGTCTACGTCTACCAGGCCGGTCGGCCGACGATCGAGCGGTGCGACATCTCCGGGGCAGGGGATGTCGGTATCTCGGTGGCGCACCAGAGTTCACCCAGCATCATGGACAGTTGGGTGCACGACACACAGGGCGTCGGAATCAGGTTCGACCGGGGCTGCGGCGGCGTGGTCGAGGGCACCCGGGTGGAGAACACCGCGGCCCCCGGCATCCAGGTCGAGGAGGGCGCCACGCCGACGATCCGGCCGGTCGACGATGGCCTGCACCGGCCGAAGGTCGGGATCGGGGCGATCGAGGGCGCCACCCAGCAGGACACCGCGGAGGTCGACAAGCTCCTCGCCGAACTCGACTCGATGATCGGGCTGGCCGGCGTCAAGGGTGAGGTTCGTGCCCTCATCGACGAGATCCAGGTGAACGAATGGCGGCGCAGCGCCGGGCTGGCGGTCGGCGCGGCAAGCCACCACCTGGTCTTCACCGGCGCCCCCGGGACCGGGAAGACCACCATTGCCCGGCTCTACGGGCAACTGCTGAAGGCGCTCGGGGTGCTGCCGAACGGCCAGTTCAGAGAGGTTTCCCGGCGTGACCTGGTGGGTCAGTACATCGGACACACCGCGGAGAAGACGACCTCGGTGTTCGAGGAGGCGCTCGGTGGGGTGCTCTTCATCGACGAGGCGTACACCCTCTCCCGGTCCGCGGGTGCGAGCGCGGACTTCGGCCAGGAGGCCATCGACACGATCGTGAAGTTGATGGAGGACCGCCGCGACGAGGTCGCGGTCATCGTGGCCGGCTACACCGACGAGATGCGGGACTTCCTGAACGCCAACGCCGGCCTCGGCTCCCGGTTCGCCAAGACCCTGGAGTTCGAGAACTACGATCCCGACGAGCTGGTGCTGATCGTCAACCGGATCACCCGCAACGACGACTACGTGCTGGGGCCGGGGCTCAGCGACGCCCTGCTGGAGTGGTTCGGACAGATCGAACGCGATCGGAACTTCGGCAACGCCCGGGAGGCACGCAAACTGCTGGAGGGCATGCGGAAGGCACAGTCGGGGCGGTTGCGGGCGCTCGGTCGGATGCCGTCCCGCGACGACCTGCGCACGCTGGTCCTCGACGACCTCCTGGTGGCGACGAGGTAG
- the eccCa gene encoding type VII secretion protein EccCa translates to MTSVIVKRLPRRVAPALPSGEVVLDPPPEVPPPAGKGWTRMLTILPMVAGGAAMGLMMAGQRGGGGPLTYVAGGMFGISILGMMGMMMMNQSGPGKKEMIEARRQYMRRLAQLRSQLRVTIRQQREAIHYRHPEPAALWSTATGGRLWERRRADADFSVVRIGLGSQEVATPLIPPQTRPVDELEPLCAVALRKFVATYAVVPDLPVAIALRDFSHVYLRGPQGPTRDLARALLAQVATFHAPDDLLIGLCVANDQRSQWEWAKWLPHAQHPAKLDAVGPIRLFAPSVAALEAMLDDVLANRPRFDPTVAQTVGGPHVVAVIDGGSTAGSDHLMTDGGVAGVTILDLSNPPPRLLDDTSVILDLADDGRISGTTMDGATEVGVADALAPAEAEVLARELAPLRLSATSYADQSSPVTIDLGLAELLELGPPHDLDLTRAWAGRPNRDRLRVPIGVGQDGRPIELDLKESAQDGMGPHGLLVGATGSGKSELLRTLVLALAVTHSSEILNFVLVDFKGGATFTALDRLPHTSAVITNLANELSLVDRMLGAMQGELVRRQELLRQAGNYASQRDYERARAAGVPLAPLPSLLVIVDEFSELLTARPDFIDMFVQIGRLGRSLGIHLLLASQRLEEGRLRGLETHLSYRVGLRTFSSMDSRAVLGVSDAYELPRAPGHGYLRTGTEGLIRFKAAYVSGMVRQDGYRATVDGRPVDAVRDFTTYYVAPPRADQPGEPAASPEEPEDTAVGDTLLDVLVQRMEGQGPPAHPVWLDPLDAPPTLGQMLAPVVHSPERGLTTQSLDPERAVHGLVGIIDKPFEQLREPMWLDMSGSAGNVIVVGGPQTGKSTFLRTLIGSLVLRHTPREVQFYGLDFGGGGLTAMAGLPHVGGVANRRDVDKVRRTIAEMYGLMQEREAMFATHGVEGIAAYRRAKRQGRFGDDRFGDIFLVVDGWATLRAEFDDLEPVINELASRGLGYGVHILAATNRWMDVRAAVRDMFGTKIELRLGEPSDSVINRRAAVNVPERTPGRGLTPDGFHFLAGLPQLDAEPRVDDLADAVAEFVKLAQAQWTGGRAPSVRLLPAELPYAALPAPRAGQLPIGIAEADLQPVHLDFDAEPHALLFGDIESGKSSFLRSLAKMITTSYEPSQARMILVDYRRSLLGCVDSAHLIGFGTAQQSTTDLIKQVTTVMRERLPGPDVTAEQLRNRSWWKGPDLFLLVDDYDLVASGTVNPLAPLLEFLPQARDIGLHVVITRRIGGASRAMFDPVIGRIRELASPGLMMSGPREEGALFGNVKPQFLPPGRAWLFTRRHGARLVQLAWSPPAH, encoded by the coding sequence GTGACGTCGGTCATTGTCAAACGCCTACCGCGCCGGGTCGCGCCGGCGCTGCCGTCGGGCGAGGTCGTACTCGATCCGCCGCCGGAGGTGCCGCCACCGGCGGGCAAGGGCTGGACCCGCATGCTGACGATCCTGCCGATGGTGGCGGGTGGGGCGGCTATGGGCCTGATGATGGCCGGTCAGCGGGGCGGTGGCGGGCCACTGACCTATGTGGCCGGTGGAATGTTCGGCATCTCCATCCTCGGCATGATGGGGATGATGATGATGAATCAGTCCGGGCCGGGCAAAAAGGAAATGATCGAGGCTCGTCGGCAGTACATGCGCCGGCTGGCGCAACTGCGGTCCCAACTGCGGGTCACCATTCGCCAGCAGCGCGAGGCTATCCACTATCGGCACCCCGAGCCGGCGGCGTTGTGGTCCACCGCGACCGGGGGCCGGCTCTGGGAGCGCCGACGTGCCGACGCCGACTTCAGCGTCGTACGGATCGGGCTCGGTTCGCAGGAGGTCGCCACCCCGCTGATCCCGCCGCAGACGCGGCCGGTCGACGAACTCGAACCACTCTGCGCCGTGGCGCTGCGGAAGTTCGTCGCCACCTACGCGGTGGTGCCCGACCTCCCGGTGGCCATCGCGTTGCGCGACTTCTCGCACGTGTACCTGCGTGGCCCGCAGGGGCCCACCCGCGACCTGGCGCGCGCACTGCTGGCCCAGGTGGCCACCTTCCACGCCCCCGACGACCTGCTGATCGGCCTGTGCGTCGCGAACGACCAGCGGTCGCAATGGGAGTGGGCGAAGTGGCTGCCGCACGCGCAGCACCCGGCCAAGCTCGACGCCGTCGGTCCGATCCGGCTGTTCGCACCGTCGGTGGCCGCACTGGAGGCGATGCTCGACGACGTGCTGGCCAACCGGCCCCGGTTCGATCCGACCGTCGCGCAGACCGTCGGGGGGCCGCACGTCGTGGCCGTCATCGACGGGGGGTCGACGGCCGGTTCCGACCACCTGATGACCGACGGCGGGGTGGCCGGGGTGACCATCCTCGACCTGTCCAATCCACCGCCCCGGCTGCTCGACGACACCTCCGTCATACTCGACCTCGCCGACGACGGCAGGATCTCCGGCACGACCATGGACGGCGCCACCGAGGTCGGAGTCGCGGACGCCCTGGCCCCCGCCGAGGCCGAGGTGCTGGCCCGCGAGCTGGCGCCGCTGCGGCTCTCCGCCACCTCGTACGCGGACCAGTCGTCTCCGGTGACCATCGACCTCGGCCTCGCCGAGCTGCTCGAACTCGGCCCGCCGCACGACCTCGACCTGACCCGCGCCTGGGCCGGCCGACCCAACCGTGACCGGCTGCGGGTGCCGATCGGGGTGGGGCAGGACGGGCGACCCATCGAGCTCGATCTGAAAGAGTCCGCGCAGGACGGCATGGGCCCGCACGGGCTCCTGGTCGGCGCGACCGGCTCCGGCAAGAGCGAACTGCTGCGCACACTCGTCCTGGCGCTCGCCGTCACGCACAGCTCCGAGATCCTCAACTTCGTGCTCGTCGACTTCAAGGGTGGCGCGACGTTCACCGCGCTGGACCGGCTTCCGCACACCAGCGCGGTGATCACCAACCTGGCCAACGAACTCTCCCTGGTCGACCGGATGCTCGGCGCGATGCAGGGTGAGCTGGTCCGCCGCCAGGAACTGCTACGGCAGGCCGGCAACTACGCGTCCCAGCGTGACTACGAGCGGGCCCGGGCCGCCGGCGTACCGCTGGCGCCGCTGCCGAGCCTGCTGGTCATCGTCGACGAGTTCAGCGAGCTGCTGACCGCGCGGCCCGACTTCATCGACATGTTCGTCCAGATCGGCCGGCTCGGCCGGTCACTCGGCATCCACCTGCTCCTCGCCTCCCAGCGGTTGGAGGAGGGCCGGCTGCGCGGGCTCGAGACCCACCTGTCGTACCGGGTCGGGTTGCGGACCTTCTCCTCGATGGACAGCCGGGCGGTGCTCGGTGTCTCGGACGCCTACGAGCTGCCTCGCGCACCCGGTCACGGTTACCTGCGCACCGGCACCGAGGGGCTGATCCGGTTCAAGGCCGCCTACGTGTCCGGCATGGTCCGTCAGGACGGCTACCGGGCGACGGTTGACGGTCGGCCGGTCGATGCCGTTCGCGACTTCACCACCTACTACGTGGCGCCGCCGCGCGCGGACCAGCCCGGCGAGCCGGCAGCGAGTCCCGAGGAGCCCGAAGACACCGCGGTGGGCGACACGCTGCTCGACGTGCTGGTCCAGCGAATGGAGGGGCAGGGTCCACCGGCCCACCCGGTCTGGTTGGACCCGCTCGATGCACCGCCGACTCTCGGCCAGATGCTCGCGCCGGTCGTACACTCGCCCGAGCGCGGGCTGACCACCCAGTCGCTGGACCCGGAACGCGCGGTGCACGGCCTGGTCGGGATCATCGACAAACCGTTCGAGCAGCTCCGCGAGCCGATGTGGCTCGACATGTCCGGCAGTGCCGGCAACGTGATCGTGGTCGGCGGGCCCCAAACCGGCAAGAGCACCTTCCTGCGTACGCTGATCGGCAGCCTGGTCCTGCGGCACACGCCGCGGGAGGTCCAGTTCTACGGTCTCGACTTCGGCGGCGGCGGGCTGACCGCGATGGCGGGTCTGCCTCATGTCGGCGGCGTGGCCAACCGCCGCGACGTGGACAAGGTCCGCCGGACGATCGCCGAGATGTACGGCCTCATGCAGGAGCGGGAGGCGATGTTCGCCACGCACGGCGTGGAGGGGATCGCCGCGTACCGGCGCGCCAAGCGGCAGGGCCGGTTCGGCGACGACCGTTTCGGCGACATCTTCCTGGTCGTGGACGGCTGGGCGACCCTGCGTGCCGAGTTCGACGACCTGGAACCAGTCATCAACGAACTGGCCAGCCGGGGCCTGGGCTACGGCGTACACATCCTGGCCGCCACGAACCGGTGGATGGACGTGCGGGCGGCGGTCCGGGACATGTTCGGGACGAAGATCGAGCTGCGACTCGGGGAGCCGAGCGATTCGGTGATCAACCGGCGGGCGGCGGTCAACGTGCCGGAGCGTACGCCGGGACGTGGCCTCACCCCGGACGGTTTCCACTTCCTGGCCGGGCTGCCCCAACTGGATGCCGAACCGCGGGTGGACGACCTGGCCGACGCGGTGGCCGAGTTCGTCAAGCTCGCCCAGGCACAATGGACCGGAGGCCGGGCACCATCGGTCCGTCTGCTGCCCGCCGAGCTTCCGTACGCGGCGCTGCCCGCCCCGCGGGCCGGTCAGCTGCCCATCGGCATAGCCGAGGCCGACCTGCAACCGGTCCACCTCGACTTCGACGCCGAACCGCACGCCCTGCTCTTCGGCGACATCGAGAGTGGCAAGAGCTCGTTCCTGCGCAGCCTGGCGAAGATGATCACGACCAGCTACGAGCCGAGCCAGGCCCGGATGATCCTGGTCGACTACCGCCGCAGTCTGCTCGGCTGCGTCGACAGCGCGCACCTGATCGGCTTCGGCACGGCCCAGCAGTCGACGACCGACCTCATCAAGCAGGTCACGACCGTGATGCGGGAGCGGCTACCCGGGCCCGATGTGACGGCGGAGCAGCTTCGCAACCGTAGCTGGTGGAAGGGCCCCGACCTCTTCCTGCTGGTCGACGACTACGACCTGGTGGCCAGCGGGACGGTCAACCCGTTGGCGCCACTGCTGGAATTCCTGCCCCAGGCCCGGGACATCGGCCTGCACGTGGTGATAACCCGGCGGATAGGCGGCGCCTCCCGGGCCATGTTCGATCCGGTGATCGGCCGGATCCGGGAGCTGGCCTCGCCGGGCCTGATGATGTCCGGACCACGGGAGGAAGGCGCGCTGTTCGGCAACGTCAAGCCGCAGTTCCTTCCGCCCGGCCGCGCCTGGCTCTTCACCCGACGGCACGGCGCGCGCCTGGTCCAGCTCGCCTGGTCGCCACCGGCGCACTGA
- a CDS encoding DUF1501 domain-containing protein — translation MDPVTRRKFLLASGVVGAGAIAAGATGLGLAELLATAPDAAPQDDAAGTLVMVTLYGGNDGLNTVVPYADPAYHSLRPELAYPADKVLHLDDALGLNPMLAGLRGLWDERRLAVVLGVGYPNPDRSHFQSMDIWQTAAPAGPVETGWIGRWLDSVNAAPETAVSFESVLPPLLVGKTRAGSCVSTGGLRLPAGITPEMVAALGRGAPGESVAQARVAGAYADLLKIDQLTREAERAANTAGADPGPGVTATGTGGDNSLDAQLSLVATCVEARVPTRVYSVSLGGFDTHAEERAGHERLLRQLDAALTTFVTRMSRTEAGQRVTVVVYSEFGRRVRANASDGTDHGTAGPVFVLGPRVAGGFYGEQPPLTDLDDGDLKATVDFRDVFGTVIASVLRADPGRYLDHYEARPLPLLPAE, via the coding sequence ATGGACCCGGTGACTCGACGAAAATTCCTGCTCGCCTCCGGAGTGGTCGGCGCGGGCGCGATCGCCGCCGGCGCGACCGGTCTCGGCCTCGCGGAACTGCTCGCCACGGCCCCGGACGCCGCCCCGCAGGACGACGCCGCCGGCACACTGGTCATGGTCACGCTGTACGGCGGCAACGACGGCCTGAACACGGTCGTCCCGTACGCGGACCCGGCGTACCACTCGCTGCGACCCGAGCTGGCGTATCCGGCGGACAAGGTGCTCCACCTCGACGACGCGCTGGGGCTCAATCCCATGCTGGCGGGGCTGCGTGGACTCTGGGACGAGAGGCGGCTCGCCGTCGTCCTCGGCGTCGGCTACCCGAACCCGGACCGCAGCCACTTCCAGTCGATGGACATCTGGCAGACCGCCGCCCCGGCCGGACCGGTCGAGACCGGTTGGATCGGTCGCTGGCTGGACAGCGTGAACGCCGCGCCGGAGACCGCCGTCAGCTTCGAGTCCGTACTCCCACCCCTGCTCGTCGGCAAGACCCGGGCGGGCTCGTGTGTGAGCACCGGCGGGCTGCGGCTGCCGGCCGGGATCACTCCCGAGATGGTCGCCGCGCTGGGGCGCGGTGCGCCGGGCGAGTCCGTGGCGCAGGCGCGGGTCGCCGGCGCGTACGCCGATCTGCTCAAGATCGATCAACTGACCCGGGAGGCCGAGCGAGCGGCGAACACGGCTGGCGCGGATCCCGGACCGGGTGTCACCGCCACCGGCACCGGCGGCGACAACTCGCTCGACGCGCAACTCTCCCTGGTCGCCACGTGCGTCGAGGCCCGGGTACCCACCCGGGTCTACTCGGTCAGTCTCGGCGGTTTCGACACCCACGCAGAGGAACGGGCCGGGCACGAGAGGCTGCTGCGCCAACTCGACGCCGCGCTCACCACGTTCGTGACCCGGATGTCGAGGACCGAGGCTGGTCAGCGGGTGACGGTGGTCGTCTACAGCGAGTTCGGGCGTCGGGTCCGGGCGAACGCCTCCGACGGCACCGACCACGGCACCGCCGGTCCGGTCTTCGTACTGGGCCCACGGGTGGCGGGCGGGTTCTACGGTGAGCAGCCGCCGCTGACCGACCTCGACGACGGCGACCTCAAGGCGACCGTCGACTTCCGGGACGTCTTCGGTACGGTCATCGCCTCGGTGCTGCGAGCTGATCCGGGCCGCTACCTCGACCACTACGAGGCACGCCCCCTCCCGCTGTTACCGGCCGAGTAG
- a CDS encoding type VII secretion protein EccE — MSASPQTQPPGTREPRAGFPQRTATGVPVGGGTPSSPDTPERSEPAFLLPRRRPGRLGPLHVSQLLIAEAVVIAILAAFTGGVLPAVVGGVVGAGLLLLALGRDRGRWWLEKRLMMWRYRRRQRDTAGVPAADDPRLAALRVLAPGLTVENVTVAGGTPVGVARDDAGWYAVAEVTPKAPARGEPGGLPVELLVSALADTEQPGAVLQVVTQTVPAPTVALSPASKARQSYQELLGRFGDVPANQETWIAVRLDARAVAEAGASGGSELDAAPAVVATLVHRVAKSLRWVGIPHRLLDAEELLVVLTHACDLEPGHSAEPVQPREDWAQWHSSRLAHRSFWIRGWPALGEAAALLTQVSTAAAAMTSVSLILAPDDNARTVDLRALIRIAAPANELASVSQALIRGAERAGADLFPLDGEQGPAVYASAPTGGGAR; from the coding sequence ATGAGCGCGTCGCCGCAGACCCAGCCGCCGGGCACCCGCGAGCCGCGGGCCGGATTTCCGCAACGGACGGCTACCGGCGTCCCGGTCGGCGGCGGCACACCATCGAGCCCGGACACGCCGGAGCGATCCGAACCGGCTTTCCTGCTGCCCCGCCGTCGTCCCGGCCGGCTGGGGCCCCTCCACGTCTCCCAGCTTCTGATCGCCGAGGCGGTGGTCATCGCGATCCTCGCCGCGTTCACCGGCGGGGTGCTGCCGGCGGTCGTGGGTGGGGTGGTCGGGGCAGGACTGCTCCTGCTGGCGCTGGGTCGCGATCGCGGCCGGTGGTGGCTGGAGAAACGGCTGATGATGTGGCGGTACCGGCGTCGGCAGCGGGACACCGCCGGCGTACCGGCGGCCGACGATCCCCGCCTGGCGGCGCTGCGCGTACTGGCACCGGGGCTGACGGTGGAGAACGTGACGGTGGCCGGCGGCACCCCGGTCGGTGTCGCCCGTGACGACGCGGGTTGGTACGCGGTAGCCGAGGTCACTCCGAAGGCGCCGGCACGCGGTGAGCCGGGTGGCCTTCCGGTGGAGTTGCTCGTGTCGGCCCTCGCCGATACCGAACAGCCTGGCGCGGTGCTGCAGGTGGTGACCCAGACGGTGCCCGCGCCCACCGTCGCCCTGTCTCCCGCGTCCAAGGCCCGCCAGTCGTACCAGGAGCTGCTGGGTCGCTTCGGCGACGTACCGGCGAACCAGGAGACCTGGATCGCCGTTCGTTTGGACGCACGCGCGGTGGCCGAGGCCGGCGCGTCCGGCGGCTCCGAGCTCGACGCCGCTCCCGCCGTGGTGGCCACGCTCGTGCACCGGGTTGCCAAGTCACTGCGGTGGGTCGGCATTCCGCATCGACTACTCGACGCCGAGGAACTGCTGGTTGTGCTCACGCACGCCTGCGACCTCGAGCCCGGGCACAGCGCGGAGCCGGTGCAGCCGCGCGAGGACTGGGCGCAGTGGCACTCGTCGCGGCTGGCCCACCGATCGTTCTGGATTCGTGGCTGGCCCGCTCTGGGGGAGGCGGCCGCGCTGCTCACCCAGGTGTCCACCGCCGCGGCGGCGATGACCAGCGTGTCCCTGATCCTGGCGCCGGACGACAACGCCCGTACGGTGGACCTCAGAGCGCTGATCCGGATCGCGGCGCCCGCCAACGAACTGGCATCGGTCTCCCAGGCACTCATCCGAGGCGCGGAGAGGGCGGGCGCCGACCTCTTCCCACTCGACGGCGAACAAGGACCGGCGGTGTACGCGTCGGCACCGACGGGAGGTGGTGCCCGATGA